The Sulfurimonas sp. HSL3-2 genome segment CGGTGCGGTGATAGGAAAAGAGTCCATAGTCGGTGCCGGAGCGCTTGTAACAAAAAACAAAGTATTTCCTCCGCGCTCGCTCATCATGGGAAGTCCTGCAAAAGTCGTCAAAGATCTGAGTGATGAAGAGGTAAAAGAGCTTTATGCATCAGCTTCAAGATATGTGAACTTCAAAGAGGACTATAGAATCTGATGCCGCACCTTGATCCGCTTATATTAGTAGATATCTTAGGTATCGTCGCATTTGCGATAAGCGGATTTTTAGTCGGTACCAGAAACAACCTAGACATACTCGGTGTCGTCATAGCTGCTTCACTGACTGCACTCGGCGGCGGGATCGTGAGAGACACCATCCTAAGCGTCACCCCTTTTGCTTTTAAGACACTCTACCCTGCGACTGCTCTTTTTGTAGTCATACTTTTAGCGTTTATCATCAAGATACATAGGTTCGGGAGTATAGAAAAGAGATGGCTTTTTGTCGTAACCGATACCATCGGACTTGTCGCATTCAGCATTACGGGAGCGCTGCTTGCGATAAATGCGGGATATAACTTTTTTGGAGTCATCATCCTCAGTTTCATCACCGCGATGGGAGGAGGAGTCATAAGAGACATCCTCATAAACCAAGTGCCTGCAGTGCTCATAAGCGACTTCTACGGCTCGATCTCGGTTATAGTCTCCATACTTCTGCTGCTCTTACATGTAAGCGATCTTCTAAACCAGACGACCATCCTCTTAGTTGCGATATTCTCTATAGCACTCAGACTTGTGGCTTATAAATATAAATGGGAATTACCGAAAATTATCTGAAGCTTTTCACAGGAGAATCCCTTTAGAAGGGACTCCTTATTTTGATACTTTTTTGCGGAGAAAAAAGTACAGAAGTTATATTAAAGTAAATTACGTTCTATAATCCGCATTGATCTTGACATACTCATATCCAAGATCACATCCGTATGCCGTGAACTTCCCGTCTGCGATACCAAGATCACAGCTGATAGTAAACGCTGGAAGTTTCATAACAGCTGCAGCTTCTACTTCCATATCTTTGTTAAAATAGATCTCGCCTCTGTCATAGACACAAAGTTCGTTAAAAGAGATCTTGAGTGTTTCTTCCTTACATGTAACGCCGCTTGCTCCCACAGTTGAAGCGATACGTCCCCAGTTCGGGTCTTCCCCGTAAAGTGCAGTCTTTACTAGAAGTGAATCGCTTAACGCTTTTGCCACTCTTTCAGCTTCGATGTCGTCTTTTGCACCA includes the following:
- a CDS encoding TRIC cation channel family protein gives rise to the protein MPHLDPLILVDILGIVAFAISGFLVGTRNNLDILGVVIAASLTALGGGIVRDTILSVTPFAFKTLYPATALFVVILLAFIIKIHRFGSIEKRWLFVVTDTIGLVAFSITGALLAINAGYNFFGVIILSFITAMGGGVIRDILINQVPAVLISDFYGSISVIVSILLLLLHVSDLLNQTTILLVAIFSIALRLVAYKYKWELPKII